A genomic window from Pseudocitrobacter corydidari includes:
- a CDS encoding retention module-containing protein, whose amino-acid sequence MSAIVGTIKAIIGQVFAIAPDGSRRLLTEGDHILSGEQIETGPAGAVTVSLADGKTLDLGRDTHWDSNGIAPVSTPEVDPTDIAAIQQAIADGQDPTQILEATAAGPQPATGQPGASGGGSHTHVILDLTGEILDPNAGYPTTGLDFPDDTREEELTLLDSDADADSDADSDSDSDSDSDSDSDSDSDSDSDSDSDSDSDSDSDSDSDSDSDSDSDSDSDSDSDSDADSDSDSDSDSDSDSDSDADSDSDSDSDSDSDSDSDSDSDSDSDSDSDSDSDSDSDSDSDSDSDSDSDSDSDSDSDSDADSDSDSDSDSDSDSDSDSDSDSDSDSDSDSDSDSDSDSDSDSDSDSDSDSDSDSDSDSDSDSDSDSDSDSDSDSDSDSDSDSDSDSDSDADSDSDSDSDSDSDSDSDSDSDSDSDSDSDSDSDSDSDSDSDSDSDSDSDSDSDSDSDSDSDSDSDSDSDSDSDSDSDSDSDSDSDSDSDSDSDSDSDSDSDSDSDSDSDSDSDSDSDSDSDSDSDSDSDSDSDSDSDSDSDSDSDSDSDSDSDSDSDSDSDSDSDSDSDSDSDSDSDSDSDSDSDSDSDSDSDSDSDSDSDSDSDSDSDADSDSDSDSDSDSDSDSDSDSDSDSDSDSDSDSDSDSDSDSDSDSDSDSDSDSDSDSDSDSDSDSDSDSDSDSDSDSDSDSDSDSDSDSDSDSDSDSDSDSDSDSDSDSDSDSDSDSDSDSDSDSDSDSDSDSDSDSDSDSDSDSDSDSDSDSDSDSDSDSDSDSDSDSDSDSDSDSDSDSDSDSDSDSDSDSDSDSDSDSDSDSDSDSDSDSDSDSDSDSDSDSDSDSDSDSDSDSDSDSDSDSDSDSDSDSDSDSDSDSDSDSDSDSDSDSDSDSDSDSDSDSDSDSDSDSDSDSDSDSDSDSDSDSDSDSDSDSDSDSDSDSDSDSDADSDSDSDSDSDSDSDSDSDSDSDSDSDSDSDSDSDSDSDSDSDSDSDSDSDSDSDSDSDSDSDSDSDSDSDSDSDSDSDSDSDSDSDSDSDSDADSDADSDSDSDSDSDSDSDSDSDSDSDSDSDSDSDSDADSDADSDSDSDSDADSDADSDSDSDSDADSDADSDSDSDSDADSDADSDSDSDSDADSDSDSDSDSDSDSDSDSDSDSDSDSDSDSDSDSDSDSDSDSDSDSDSDSDSDSDSDSDSDSDSDSDSDADSDSDADSDSDSDSDSDSDSDSDSDSDSDSDSDSDSDSDSDSDSDSDSDSDSDSDSDSDSDSDSDSDSDSDSDADSDSDADHSITLEVDFSGTESSKVTEINGGSGDPNGYDVDENGNIVAIGENVILWITEGDIEAGRVSDQIPKDQIKVYTNGNPSGDESHSDVFLVHEGSGYWQDGNFRDLNSIKGNTTSASGPNGDARDTIYVQDDGQGWHADKGPANVNGNINYVDNVTITIGDKTIVQGSNSISDVTSSDGGQGWDPNAPESKTSWHYELSLDASVNGGGEHDQITSITLSGLPQGTIEYNGQTYTVDANGHVVIDVDDTTNLNANITLTTDNQVNLDDVKVDIETSVNGEHHDSGDIAVSDDHHSITLSGSDAETSTTQESHDADVLTTSADEHHDTSDSDTTHDTQSQSETTDATQSVAATSSELVDEQSPHHDVASQETDNTADTHASVAENDTTVSGDDTQTESSEADNSHASLIDSEDLYLTQTETVADSASTPNDAATADSATETSLSNLVGGEDASTGESQTVTANVAESATDNSDADHGDSPASATTLSSEEPLNFSDIIHDESSDDDLGKLLPVADVSAESSNATDQIVSADSAADGNDAYTGGDDAHVDNLIAKPDTDS is encoded by the coding sequence ATGAGCGCTATAGTCGGAACAATTAAAGCGATAATAGGACAAGTTTTCGCTATCGCCCCTGATGGAAGCCGGCGTCTGCTGACTGAAGGTGATCACATCCTGAGTGGAGAACAAATTGAAACCGGCCCCGCTGGCGCGGTGACCGTCTCCCTCGCGGACGGCAAAACCCTCGATCTGGGCCGCGACACCCACTGGGACAGTAACGGTATTGCCCCCGTCTCGACACCTGAAGTTGACCCGACCGACATTGCCGCCATCCAGCAGGCCATCGCTGACGGACAGGACCCGACCCAAATTCTAGAGGCTACCGCCGCTGGCCCACAACCCGCAACAGGGCAACCCGGTGCCAGCGGAGGCGGCTCACACACCCACGTTATTCTCGATCTAACCGGTGAAATTCTCGATCCGAATGCGGGATATCCAACGACCGGGCTCGATTTCCCTGATGATACTCGCGAAGAAGAACTGACGCTGCTGGACAGCGACGCGGATGCAGATTCTGACGCGGACAGTGACTCCGATTCTGACAGTGATTCAGATTCGGATAGCGATTCCGATTCCGACAGTGACTCTGACTCCGACAGCGACTCTGATTCAGACAGCGACTCTGATTCAGACAGCGACTCTGATTCAGACAGCGATTCAGATTCCGACAGCGACTCTGACTCAGACAGTGACGCCGATTCAGACAGTGACTCGGATTCGGACAGTGATTCTGACTCCGACAGTGACGCTGATTCCGACAGCGATTCCGATTCAGACAGTGACTCTGACTCGGACAGCGATTCTGACTCGGACAGCGATTCTGACTCAGACAGCGACTCTGATTCGGACAGCGATTCTGACTCAGACAGCGACTCTGATTCAGACAGCGATTCAGATTCCGACAGCGACTCTGACTCAGACAGTGACGCCGATTCAGACAGTGATTCAGACTCCGACAGCGACTCCGATTCGGACAGTGACTCTGACTCCGATAGCGACTCGGATTCGGACAGCGATTCAGATTCCGACAGTGATTCCGACTCGGACAGCGATTCAGATTCCGACAGTGATTCCGACTCGGACAGCGATTCAGATTCCGACAGTGATTCCGACTCGGACAGCGATTCAGATTCCGACAGTGATTCCGACTCGGACAGTGATTCAGATTCGGACAGCGACTCAGACTCCGATAGCGACGCCGACTCGGACAGCGATTCTGACTCAGACAGCGATTCTGACTCAGACAGTGATTCCGACTCGGATAGCGATTCAGACTCCGACAGTGATTCCGACTCGGATTCCGACAGCGATTCTGACTCAGACAGTGACTCTGACTCCGACAGCGACTCGGATTCCGACAGTGACTCCGATTCAGACAGTGACTCGGATTCCGACAGTGACTCTGATTCAGACAGCGATTCAGATTCGGACAGCGACTCAGACTCCGATAGCGACTCAGACTCCGATAGCGACTCAGACTCGGACAGCGATTCAGACTCCGACAGCGATTCAGACTCCGACAGCGATTCTGACTCAGACAGTGATTCCGACTCGGATAGCGATTCAGACTCCGACAGTGATTCCGACTCGGACAGCGATTCTGACTCAGACAGTGACTCGGATTCCGATAGCGACTCGGACAGCGATTCTGACTCAGACAGTGACTCCGATTCCGATAGCGACTCGGATTCCGACAGTGACTCAGATTCCGACAGTGACTCAGATTCCGACAGCGACTCCGATTCCGACAGCGATTCAGATTCCGACAGCGACTCGGATTCCGACAGCGACTCGGATTCCGACAGCGACTCAGACTCCGATAGCGACGCCGACTCCGACAGTGATTCTGACTCAGACAGCGACTCTGATTCCGACAGCGACTCGGATTCCGACAGTGACTCGGATTCCGACAGTGACTCCGATTCAGACAGTGACTCGGATTCCGATAGCGACTCGGATTCGGACAGCGATTCAGATTCCGACAGTGATTCCGACTCGGACAGCGATTCTGACTCAGACAGTGATTCCGACTCGGACAGCGATTCTGACTCAGACAGTGACTCGGATTCCGACAGTGACTCCGATTCAGACAGTGACTCGGATTCCGACAGTGACTCGGATTCTGACAGCGACTCTGACTCCGATAGCGACTCGGATTCGGACAGCGATTCAGATTCCGACAGTGATTCCGACTCGGACAGTGACTCCGATTCCGACAGTGATTCCGACTCGGACAGCGATTCTGACTCCGATAGCGACTCGGATTCGGACAGCGATTCAGATTCCGACAGTGATTCCGACTCGGACAGTGACTCCGATTCCGACAGTGATTCCGACTCGGACAGCGATTCTGACTCAGACAGTGACTCGGATTCCGATAGCGACTCGGATTCCGACAGCGATTCTGACTCAGACAGTGACTCCGACTCCGACAGCGACTCGGATTCCGACAGTGACTCGGATTCCGACAGTGACTCCGATTCAGACAGTGACTCGGATTCCGATAGCGACTCGGATTCGGACAGCGATTCAGATTCCGACAGTGATTCCGACTCGGACAGCGATTCTGACTCAGACAGTGACTCGGATTCCGATAGCGACTCGGATTCCGACAGCGATTCTGACTCAGACAGTGACTCCGATTCCGACAGCGACTCCGATTCCGACAGCGACTCCGATTCCGACAGCGACTCAGATTCCGACAGCGACTCTGATTCCGACAGCGACTCTGATTCCGACAGCGACTCCGATTCCGACAGCGATTCAGATTCCGACAGCGACTCGGATTCCGACAGCGACTCAGACTCCGATAGCGACGCCGACTCGGACAGCGATTCAGACTCCGACAGCGATTCAGATTCCGACAGTGATTCCGACTCGGACAGCGATTCTGACTCTGACAGTGACTCGGATTCCGACAGTGACTCGGATTCCGATAGCGACTCGGATTCGGACAGCGATTCAGATTCCGACAGTGATTCCGACTCGGACAGCGATTCTGACTCTGACAGTGACTCGGATTCCGACAGTGACTCAGATTCCGACAGTGATTCTGACTCAGACAGCGATTCTGACTCTGACAGCGACTCCGATTCTGACGCCGATAGCGATGCTGACTCTGACAGTGACTCGGATTCCGACAGTGACTCAGATTCCGACAGTGATTCTGACTCAGACAGCGATTCTGACTCTGACAGCGACTCCGATTCTGACGCCGATAGCGATGCTGACTCTGACAGCGACTCTGACTCTGACGCCGATAGCGATGCTGACTCTGACAGCGACTCCGATTCTGACGCCGATAGCGATGCTGACTCTGACAGCGACTCCGACTCTGACGCCGATAGCGATGCTGACTCTGACAGCGACTCCGATTCAGACGCAGATAGTGACTCGGACTCGGACAGCGATTCAGACTCCGACAGTGACTCAGACTCAGACAGCGACTCGGATTCCGACAGTGACTCAGACTCCGACAGCGACTCGGATTCTGACAGCGACTCGGATTCCGACAGCGACTCAGACTCCGACAGCGACTCGGATTCTGACAGCGATTCAGACTCCGACAGCGACTCCGATTCTGACAGTGACGCAGATTCCGACAGTGACGCCGATTCCGACAGCGACTCGGATTCTGACAGTGACTCAGACTCCGACAGCGACTCCGATTCTGACAGCGACTCCGACTCGGACAGCGACTCCGACTCGGACAGCGACTCCGACTCGGACAGCGACTCCGACTCGGACAGCGACTCCGACTCCGACAGCGACTCCGACAGCGACTCCGACAGCGACTCCGACTCCGACAGCGACGCCGATTCCGATTCCGACGCCGATCACTCCATCACCTTAGAAGTCGATTTCAGCGGCACTGAATCCTCAAAGGTCACCGAAATCAACGGCGGCAGCGGCGATCCTAACGGCTACGACGTGGATGAAAATGGCAATATCGTCGCCATCGGTGAAAACGTGATTCTATGGATCACCGAAGGGGATATCGAGGCGGGACGCGTTTCCGATCAGATCCCGAAAGATCAAATTAAGGTCTATACCAACGGCAACCCGTCGGGCGATGAAAGCCACAGCGATGTCTTCCTCGTTCACGAAGGCAGCGGCTACTGGCAGGACGGAAACTTCCGCGACCTGAACTCAATTAAAGGCAATACAACCTCTGCCTCCGGTCCAAATGGCGATGCGCGTGACACCATCTATGTTCAGGATGATGGTCAAGGCTGGCACGCCGACAAAGGCCCGGCGAACGTTAACGGCAATATTAACTATGTCGATAACGTCACAATCACCATCGGCGACAAAACCATCGTTCAGGGTTCGAACTCAATCTCGGACGTCACCTCCTCTGACGGCGGCCAGGGCTGGGACCCTAATGCGCCGGAAAGTAAAACGTCCTGGCATTACGAGCTGTCGCTGGATGCGTCCGTCAACGGTGGCGGCGAGCACGACCAGATAACGTCCATTACGCTCTCCGGCCTTCCGCAGGGTACGATTGAATATAACGGCCAAACGTACACCGTCGATGCTAACGGCCATGTGGTGATCGACGTCGATGACACCACCAATCTGAACGCCAATATCACGCTGACCACCGACAATCAGGTCAATCTGGATGACGTGAAGGTGGATATTGAAACCAGCGTCAACGGCGAACACCACGACAGCGGGGATATTGCCGTCAGCGACGATCACCATAGCATTACGCTCTCCGGCAGTGATGCAGAGACGTCAACGACACAGGAGAGTCATGATGCGGATGTGCTGACCACCTCCGCCGATGAACATCATGACACCAGCGATAGCGACACGACGCACGATACGCAGTCGCAAAGCGAAACGACGGATGCAACGCAAAGCGTGGCGGCGACGTCCAGCGAGCTGGTTGACGAGCAATCCCCTCATCACGACGTCGCAAGTCAGGAAACGGACAATACCGCAGACACGCACGCGTCGGTCGCGGAAAATGACACAACGGTCAGCGGTGACGATACGCAAACCGAAAGCAGCGAGGCAGACAACTCGCACGCCTCGCTTATCGATAGTGAAGATCTCTATCTGACGCAAACAGAAACTGTCGCCGATAGTGCATCAACGCCAAATGATGCGGCCACGGCTGACAGCGCCACTGAGACCTCGTTAAGCAACCTCGTGGGGGGCGAAGATGCTTCCACAGGAGAAAGTCAGACGGTAACCGCGAATGTCGCCGAAAGTGCAACGGACAACAGCGACGCCGATCACGGCGACAGTCCAGCCAGCGCCACAACGCTCAGCAGTGAAGAGCCGCTCAATTTCAGCGATATTATCCACGATGAAAGCAGCGACGACGACCTGGGCAAACTGCTGCCTGTGGCCGACGTAAGTGCCGAAAGCAGCAATGCAACCGACCAGATCGTCTCGGCGGATTCAGCGGCTGACGGAAACGATGCCTATACTGGAGGGGACGACGCGCACGTCGATAACTTAATCGCCAAACCCGATACCGACTCCTGA
- a CDS encoding TolC family outer membrane protein: MHYRDQIAFGLTLSLLTSGYACATTLEQAVKETLITHPQISGSINSRHSADEDLKAAKGGYLPTLDVSAGTGWEQTDNATTRASGDHLRDLHRSESSINLSQNLFNGFATTSEVARQKATVNSRAFTVMNTAESTALTAIQSYLNVLMQEKMVRLAEENLKNHERIFDQIRLRTEQGVGRQADYEQAEARLAQARNNLLTEQTNLEDARANYSSVVGREATDLTNPQPSKIPASLEDAKKVMLDNSPLLKQADADVEATRQQYEAAKSRFYPSVDVDVGRRMDNNVDGTRGHDQEWQAMVRMRYNLFNGGSDQAQLTSYAYKMQEAQDVKKNALRQLNEELRLAWNALVNAKQQVPIAKDYADRSMVVRTAYQEQFSLGDRSLLDMLDSENEVFSAQRRYVELEYVEMFTHYRINARTGELLKALNIPAPSAAQPVEEMKTSKVDLPELK; the protein is encoded by the coding sequence ATGCACTACCGCGATCAGATCGCTTTCGGATTAACGCTTTCATTATTGACGTCAGGGTATGCCTGCGCGACGACGCTTGAGCAGGCTGTAAAAGAGACGCTGATTACGCATCCGCAAATTAGCGGCTCCATCAATAGTCGTCATTCTGCCGATGAAGATTTAAAAGCGGCCAAAGGCGGTTATCTGCCTACGCTGGATGTCTCTGCCGGCACCGGCTGGGAGCAAACCGATAACGCCACCACGCGCGCTTCGGGCGATCACCTGCGCGATTTGCACCGCAGCGAATCGAGCATCAACCTGAGCCAGAATCTGTTTAACGGCTTTGCCACCACCAGCGAAGTGGCGCGCCAGAAAGCGACCGTCAACTCGCGCGCGTTCACGGTGATGAATACCGCAGAAAGCACCGCGCTGACCGCCATCCAGAGCTATCTCAACGTGCTGATGCAGGAGAAAATGGTCAGGCTGGCGGAAGAGAACCTGAAAAACCACGAACGCATTTTCGATCAGATCCGCCTGCGCACCGAGCAGGGCGTTGGTCGCCAGGCTGACTATGAGCAGGCAGAAGCGCGTCTGGCCCAGGCGCGTAACAACCTTCTGACGGAGCAAACCAATCTTGAAGATGCTCGCGCCAATTACTCAAGCGTGGTAGGCCGTGAAGCGACCGACCTCACCAACCCGCAGCCGTCAAAAATCCCGGCCTCGCTGGAAGATGCAAAGAAAGTGATGCTGGATAATAGCCCGCTGTTGAAACAGGCGGATGCGGATGTAGAAGCCACGCGTCAGCAGTATGAAGCGGCGAAATCGCGCTTCTACCCAAGCGTGGATGTCGATGTTGGACGCCGGATGGACAATAACGTCGACGGCACGCGCGGCCACGATCAGGAGTGGCAGGCGATGGTGCGCATGCGCTACAACCTGTTTAACGGCGGCAGCGATCAGGCACAACTCACCTCCTACGCCTACAAAATGCAGGAAGCGCAGGATGTGAAAAAGAATGCGCTGCGTCAGCTCAACGAAGAGTTGCGCCTCGCGTGGAACGCCCTGGTGAACGCGAAACAACAGGTGCCTATTGCGAAAGATTATGCCGACCGCAGCATGGTGGTGCGAACCGCCTATCAGGAACAGTTCAGCCTCGGCGACCGTTCGCTGCTGGATATGCTCGACAGTGAAAACGAAGTGTTCAGCGCGCAGCGCCGCTACGTGGAACTCGAGTATGTCGAAATGTTTACGCACTACCGCATCAACGCCCGGACGGGCGAATTGTTAAAAGCACTGAATATTCCGGCCCCTTCCGCTGCCCAACCGGTGGAAGAGATGAAAACGTCGAAAGTCGACCTGCCGGAATTGAAGTAA
- a CDS encoding type I secretion system permease/ATPase — protein sequence MAPQTDSVGNSSPENNSTRYDPQHSHDDPLLDCLLVVCQLHNIITSRNALTAGLPLEENRLTKSTFPRAAQRAGLKARVIQRPLDAISAISLPAILILKNSQAAVLIGWDEQKRARLLSAETRGGEITVAQETLAADYSGQVIFIQPEHEFDTQPNASIPRTKSWFQDTLKLSKFLYLDSVVASFLVNLIALATPLFVMNVYDRVVPNQATATLWMLAIGITIAFAFDFVLKILRGICLDLAGKKTDLIVSAALFERLLGMKMKLRPSRVGGFAQNFQEYQSVRDFLSSLTLTALIDLPFTLIILLVIGIIGGPLVFIPILAYPIAVLVNWMLQRPLLAQVKKTYRLANERQAMLVETLTGLDAIKVNNAQSERQYQWEQVIGSLSKLELRVKSLSYIAVNFTSWLQQFSGVVIIVAGVYWIIAGNLSMGGLIACYLLQRRAMMPVGQLCGLITRYQRAKMTKATIDSMMDLEQETHSEEVPLKRETLSGALEFYDVSFRYPQNQFVSLNGISLKIAPGEKVGIIGRSGSGKSSLAKLLVGFYQPDAGTVLIDGIDARQLDVNDIRHNIGYAPQDIHLFNGTLRDNLLTGASYVDEETMIRAATIAGVHEFARRHPSGYNMQVGERGMNLSGGQRQAVALARALLLDPPILLMDEPTSSMDNTSEDLIKKALTPIVSNKTLLLVTHRASLLTLVDRLIILDNGKIIADGPKESVMNALKKGQIHANR from the coding sequence ATGGCACCTCAAACTGATTCAGTTGGTAACTCTTCTCCGGAAAATAACAGCACCCGCTACGATCCCCAGCACAGCCACGATGACCCGCTGCTGGATTGTTTACTGGTTGTCTGTCAGCTTCATAACATCATCACCAGCCGCAATGCGCTGACCGCCGGCCTCCCTTTAGAGGAAAATCGTCTCACGAAAAGTACCTTTCCGCGCGCGGCACAACGGGCCGGACTTAAAGCCAGAGTCATTCAGCGCCCGCTGGATGCCATCTCTGCTATCTCGCTACCCGCAATTTTAATTCTAAAAAATTCGCAGGCGGCGGTGCTCATTGGCTGGGACGAACAGAAGCGTGCCCGCCTGCTTTCCGCGGAAACCCGGGGCGGCGAAATCACCGTCGCGCAGGAAACACTGGCCGCCGACTACAGCGGTCAGGTGATATTTATCCAGCCGGAACATGAGTTCGACACCCAGCCGAACGCCTCTATCCCGCGAACAAAATCCTGGTTCCAGGACACGCTGAAGCTGTCGAAGTTTCTCTATCTCGATTCCGTTGTCGCCAGTTTCCTGGTCAACCTGATCGCGCTTGCCACGCCGCTGTTCGTGATGAACGTCTACGATCGCGTGGTGCCAAACCAGGCGACCGCCACGTTATGGATGCTGGCAATCGGGATTACCATCGCCTTTGCGTTTGATTTCGTTCTGAAGATTTTGCGCGGCATTTGCCTCGATCTGGCGGGTAAAAAGACCGATCTTATCGTTTCGGCGGCGCTTTTCGAGCGCCTGCTGGGCATGAAAATGAAGCTTCGCCCCAGCCGCGTGGGCGGCTTTGCGCAGAACTTCCAGGAGTATCAGTCCGTGCGCGATTTCCTTTCGTCGCTGACCCTGACTGCGCTTATCGATCTCCCCTTCACGCTGATTATTTTACTGGTCATCGGCATTATCGGCGGCCCGCTGGTGTTTATCCCCATCCTGGCCTACCCGATTGCCGTACTGGTGAACTGGATGCTCCAGCGCCCGCTGCTTGCGCAGGTGAAAAAAACCTATCGCCTGGCCAATGAACGCCAGGCCATGCTGGTAGAAACCCTGACGGGGCTGGACGCCATCAAGGTCAACAACGCGCAAAGCGAACGGCAGTATCAGTGGGAACAGGTGATTGGTAGCCTGAGCAAGCTGGAACTGCGGGTTAAATCGCTCTCTTATATCGCGGTCAACTTTACCAGCTGGCTGCAACAGTTTAGCGGCGTGGTGATTATCGTCGCCGGGGTGTACTGGATTATCGCCGGTAACCTCAGCATGGGCGGTCTGATTGCCTGCTACCTGCTGCAACGCCGCGCAATGATGCCGGTGGGTCAGCTCTGTGGCTTAATTACCCGCTATCAGCGTGCCAAAATGACCAAAGCCACCATCGACAGCATGATGGACCTGGAGCAGGAAACGCACAGCGAGGAAGTCCCGCTGAAGCGCGAGACGCTCTCTGGCGCGCTGGAGTTCTATGATGTCTCGTTCCGCTATCCGCAAAACCAGTTTGTCTCGCTTAACGGGATCTCACTGAAGATTGCTCCCGGTGAAAAAGTGGGGATTATTGGCCGCAGCGGTTCGGGAAAAAGCTCGCTGGCGAAGCTGCTGGTTGGGTTTTATCAGCCGGACGCCGGTACGGTGCTGATTGATGGCATTGATGCGCGCCAGCTTGACGTCAACGATATTCGCCACAACATCGGCTACGCACCGCAGGATATCCACCTGTTCAACGGCACGCTGCGCGATAACCTGTTAACCGGCGCCAGCTACGTCGATGAAGAAACCATGATCCGCGCGGCGACGATCGCTGGCGTCCACGAGTTCGCCCGTCGCCATCCTTCCGGCTACAACATGCAGGTTGGCGAACGCGGGATGAACCTCTCAGGCGGCCAGCGTCAGGCGGTTGCCCTCGCCCGCGCACTCCTGCTCGACCCGCCAATCTTGTTAATGGATGAGCCCACCAGCTCGATGGATAACACCAGCGAAGACCTGATCAAAAAAGCGCTGACGCCCATCGTCAGCAATAAAACGCTGCTGCTGGTGACCCACCGCGCGTCGCTGTTGACGCTGGTTGATCGCCTGATCATCCTCGACAACGGCAAAATCATCGCTGATGGCCCGAAAGAAAGCGTGATGAACGCACTGAAAAAGGGGCAAATCCATGCAAACCGGTAA
- a CDS encoding HlyD family type I secretion periplasmic adaptor subunit, with the protein MQTGNLLSRLMKWLFGDKNTSTFAANEVNKALLDDSPRVVRITLWAILAFFVVMLTWAALADIDEVTRGDGRAIPSSRLQKVQNLEGGIVSEVFVHEGEIVKAGAPLLRLDDTRFRSNAGESEADRLALEARVQRLTAQLADKETLELPPEIAQKSPDIANGEMELFTSVKQRIQSEIGGLNEQLVQKKQELLDYQAKASQTRRSLGLLQQEISMSEPLVAKGAISKVEILRLRRSEVDTRGQLESVTLAIPRAQAAIKEIENKIGETRDRYRSEALSQLNEARTDLSKTQASGKAIEDRVNRTLVTSPVRGVVQQLMVNTIGGVIQPGSDLVEIVPLDDTLLIETKIRPQDIAFLHPGQEAMVKFTAYDYTIYGGLKATLEQISPDTVTDKDGKSFYIVRLRTEKNHLGSDQKPLLIIPGMVASVDIITGKKTILAYLLKPILRARAEAFRER; encoded by the coding sequence ATGCAAACCGGTAACCTGCTTAGCCGCCTGATGAAGTGGCTGTTTGGCGATAAAAACACCTCCACCTTTGCTGCTAACGAAGTGAACAAAGCGCTGCTCGACGACTCCCCGCGCGTGGTGCGCATCACCCTGTGGGCGATTCTGGCATTCTTTGTGGTTATGCTGACCTGGGCTGCGCTCGCCGATATTGATGAAGTGACGCGCGGCGATGGCCGGGCTATCCCGTCATCGCGCCTGCAAAAAGTGCAAAACCTGGAAGGCGGTATTGTCTCGGAAGTGTTTGTCCATGAAGGCGAAATTGTTAAGGCTGGCGCGCCGCTGCTGCGTCTGGACGATACCCGTTTCCGCTCGAACGCCGGGGAGTCGGAGGCCGACCGCCTGGCGCTGGAAGCGCGCGTTCAGCGCCTGACCGCACAGCTTGCCGATAAAGAAACCCTCGAACTGCCGCCGGAAATCGCGCAGAAATCGCCGGATATCGCCAACGGAGAAATGGAGCTTTTCACCAGCGTCAAACAGCGGATTCAAAGCGAAATTGGCGGGCTGAACGAACAGCTGGTGCAGAAGAAACAGGAGCTGCTGGACTACCAGGCGAAAGCCAGCCAGACCCGCCGCAGCCTTGGCCTGCTGCAACAGGAGATCAGCATGTCCGAACCGCTGGTCGCTAAGGGGGCGATTTCGAAGGTGGAAATCCTGCGCCTGCGCCGCTCGGAAGTGGACACGCGCGGTCAGCTGGAGTCGGTGACATTAGCGATCCCGCGCGCGCAGGCGGCGATAAAAGAGATCGAAAACAAGATTGGCGAAACGCGCGATCGTTATCGCAGCGAAGCGCTGTCGCAGCTTAACGAAGCGCGCACCGATCTCAGCAAAACGCAGGCTTCTGGCAAGGCTATCGAAGACAGGGTGAACCGTACGCTGGTGACCTCGCCGGTGCGCGGTGTCGTGCAGCAACTGATGGTCAACACCATCGGCGGCGTTATCCAGCCGGGTAGCGATCTGGTGGAAATCGTCCCGCTCGATGATACCCTGCTGATTGAAACCAAAATTCGTCCGCAGGATATTGCGTTCCTGCACCCAGGCCAGGAAGCGATGGTGAAATTCACCGCCTATGACTACACCATCTATGGCGGCCTGAAAGCTACGCTTGAGCAGATAAGCCCGGATACGGTGACCGATAAAGACGGGAAAAGCTTCTATATCGTGCGCCTGCGCACCGAGAAGAATCACCTCGGCAGCGATCAAAAACCGCTGCTGATCATCCCCGGAATGGTCGCATCGGTGGATATCATTACCGGCAAAAAAACCATTCTGGCCTATCTGCTAAAACCGATTCTGCGCGCCAGAGCGGAAGCCTTCCGCGAGCGATAA